In a genomic window of Cyprinus carpio isolate SPL01 chromosome A10, ASM1834038v1, whole genome shotgun sequence:
- the LOC122146533 gene encoding trace amine-associated receptor 13c-like, giving the protein MFDQSIMEDNSQEIQYCFSNNNLSCFREIKHEVEYVILYMFIFLLSAFTVFLNLLVIISISHFEQLHTPTNLLILSLAVADLIVGLIVIPLMGITFIESCWYFGEAFCSLVLFIVFMVVSASLGNLVFISIDRYIAVSDPLRYTLRVTTDKAVFCIIINWLCSSIYSLIILYNSMFYPETQDRCYGDCSVSFKFEHVVTDLIVTFVAPSYVIMSIYVKIFCVAKYQAKVVHSFTGVNRSQRKAAKTLGIVVMVYFMCWVPYYIVSLIEGNEPTVEFNVTCWILYMNSCMNPLIYALFYKWFRKSAKHIMSLKIFKPSSEYFSLFPEDM; this is encoded by the coding sequence atgtttgacCAGAGTATCATGGAGGACAACAGTCAAGAAATCCAGTATTGCTTTTCAAACAACAATTTGTCATGTTTCAGAGAAATCAAACATGAAGTGGAGTATGTCATTTTGtatatgttcatttttttattatcagcgttcactgtgtttctgaacctgctggtgatcatctccatctctcacttcgAGCAGCTCCACACTCCAACCAACctgctcattctctctctggctgtggcAGACCTGATCGTGGGACTGATTGTTATACCGTTAATGGGCATCACATTCATAGAATCATGCTGGTACTTTGGAGAGGCATTTTGTTCTcttgttttattcattgtttttatggTTGTTTCAGCATCTCTTGGTAATTTAGTCTTTATATCCATAGATCGTTACATTGCTGTGAGTGACCCTTTGAGATACACATTAAGGGTCACAACTGATAAAgctgttttttgtattattataaactgGCTATGTTCTAGCATATATTCTCTCATTATTTTATACAATTCTATGTTCTACCCAGAGACACAAGACAGGTGTTATGGAGACTGTTCAGTTTCTTTCAAATTTGAACATGTTGTCACAGACCTCATAGTTACTTTTGTTGCCCCTTCTTATGTAATAATGTCTATATATGTGAAAATCTTCTGTGTTGCAAAATACCAGGCCAAGGTTGTACATTCTTTCACAGGTGTCAACAGATCACAAAGAAAGGCAGCAAAAACTTTGGGGATTGTGGTAATGGTTTACTTTATGTGTTGGGTACCTTACTATATAGTGAGTCTTATTGAAGGAAATGAGCCAACTGTTGAATTTAATGTAACATGCTGGATTTTGTACATGAATTCCTGTATGAATCCGCTTATTTATGCACTGTTTTATAAATGGTTTAGAAAATCAGCTAAACACATAATGTCTCTAAAAATATTTAAGCCATCATCAGAATACTTCAGTCTTTTCCCAGAGGATATGTAA
- the LOC109081774 gene encoding trace amine-associated receptor 13c-like, with product MFNKRIMEDDCQEIQYCFPNNSLSCFREIKHEVEYVILYMFIFLLSVFTVFLNLLVIISISHFKQLHTPTNLLILSLAVADLIVGLIVIPLMGIKFIESCWYFGETFCSLFLFIAFMVVSASLGNLVFISVDRYIAVSDPLRYTVRVTTDKVVFCIIINWLCSSIYSVIILYNSMFYPDTQDRCYGDCSVSFKFEHVVTDLIVTFVAPSSVIMSIYVKIFCVAKYQAKVVNSVTGVNRSQRKAAKTLGIVVMVYFMCWIPYYIVTLIEGNESTVEFNVTCWILYVNSCMNPLIYALFYKWFRKSAKHIMTLKIFKPSSEYFSLFPEDM from the coding sequence atgtttaacaaaCGTATCATGGAGGACGACTGTCAAGAAATCCAGTATTGCTTTCCAAACAACAGTTTGTCATGTTTCAGAGAAATCAAACATGAAGTGGAGTATGTTATTTTGtacatgttcatttttttattatcagttttcactgtgtttctgaacctgctggtgatcatctccatctctcacttcaagCAGCTCCACACTCCAACCAACctgctcattctctctctggctgtggcAGACCTGATTGTGGGACTGATTGTTATACCGTTAATGGGCATCAAATTCATAGAATCATGCTGGTACTTTGGAGAGacattttgttctctttttttattcattgcttTTATGGTTGTTTCAGCATCTCTTGGTAATTTAGTCTTTATATCCGTAGATCGTTACATTGCTGTGAGTGACCCTTTGAGATACACAGTAAGGGTCACAACTGATAAAGtcgttttttgtattattataaactgGCTATGTTCCAGcatatattctgtcattattttataCAATTCTATGTTCTACCCAGATACACAAGACAGGTGTTATGGAGACTGTTCAGTTTCTTTCAAATTTGAACATGTTGTCACAGACCTCATAGTCACTTTTGTTGCCCCTTCTTCTGTAATCATGTCAATATATGTGAAAATCTTCTGTGTTGCAAAATATCAGGCCAAGGTTGTAAATTCTGTCACAGGTGTCAACAGATCACAAAGAAAGGCAGCAAAAACTTTGGGGATTGTGGTAATGGTTTACTTTATGTGTTGGATACCTTACTATATAGTCACTCTTATTGAAGGAAATGAGTCAACTGTTGAATTTAATGTAACATGCTGGATTTTGTACGTGAATTCCTGTATGAATCCGCTTATTTATGCACTGTTTTATAAATGGTTTAGAAAATCAGCTAAACACATAATGACTCTAAAAATATTCAAGCCATCATCAGAATACTTCAGTCTTTTCCCAGAGGATATGTAA